The Moorena producens PAL-8-15-08-1 genomic interval ACCGCTATGAACTGATTGATGGAGAGGTTTTCGATTTGGAACCAACAGGTCAACATGAAGAAGTTGCTGCCTTGATCACCACCAAAATTTGTGTTCAGATCGATAGAATAGGTTTACCTTGGTTTGTTCTTCAACGAGGACTATTTCGCCCTTCTGACGTTGGTATGACTGCATTTCGACCTGATGTTGCAGTTGTTGATCGAACAGAACTTGCCAGAGAGCCACTTTGGTCTGAGCAATCAGTCCTGACCCGTGGCGATTCGATTAAGTTTATAGCGGAAGTTGTTAGTAGCAATTGGCAAAACGATTATGCCCGTAAAGTTGAAGACTACGCAACCTTAGGCATTCGAGAATATTGGATTGCAGACTACGCAGGACTAGGTGGTATCCGGC includes:
- a CDS encoding Uma2 family endonuclease, producing the protein MTLGIEQPIQQKLLNFEEFLARYGSDNRYELIDGEVFDLEPTGQHEEVAALITTKICVQIDRIGLPWFVLQRGLFRPSDVGMTAFRPDVAVVDRTELAREPLWSEQSVLTRGDSIKFIAEVVSSNWQNDYARKVEDYATLGIREYWIADYAGLGGIRHIGKPKQPTLSICTLVDGEYEIQLLRGNQTITSTTFPDLNLTAEQVLRAGKFDFSREVLKSSQEEVMSNE